In one window of Burkholderia cenocepacia DNA:
- a CDS encoding DUF3717 domain-containing protein, translating into MSDISIHDLEAAINFWRARSPSSGDELKLCEEASALSKPYALLIVQRESALQLEGLDPKARKAYETYVRLKDGLES; encoded by the coding sequence ATGTCCGATATTTCGATCCACGACCTCGAAGCCGCGATCAATTTCTGGCGCGCCCGCTCGCCGTCGAGCGGCGACGAACTCAAACTCTGCGAAGAGGCCAGCGCGCTCTCCAAGCCGTATGCGCTGCTGATTGTACAGCGCGAAAGCGCGCTGCAACTGGAAGGATTGGACCCCAAGGCGCGGAAAGCGTACGAGACTTACGTGCGCCTTAAGGATGGCTTGGAAAGCTGA